From the genome of Blautia pseudococcoides, one region includes:
- a CDS encoding manganese catalase family protein, producing MWTYEKRLQFPVKITKTCPKTAQLIISQYGGPDGELSASMRYLAQRYTMPVKSVGGLLTDIGTEELAHMEMICAMVYQLTRDLTVEQAQASGFDAYYIDHTKALWPQAAAGVPFTALEFQSKGDAIADLTEDLAAEQKARVVYDNLLRMITDPEVREPLKFLRTREIVHFQRFGEALERTKERLDSNNYYYFNPEFDKKFLQN from the coding sequence ATGTGGACTTATGAGAAGAGACTGCAGTTTCCGGTGAAGATCACGAAAACGTGCCCCAAAACAGCTCAGCTTATTATCAGTCAGTATGGCGGTCCTGACGGAGAATTATCCGCTTCCATGAGATATCTGGCGCAGCGTTACACCATGCCAGTCAAGTCAGTGGGCGGACTTTTGACCGATATCGGCACGGAGGAGCTGGCCCACATGGAAATGATATGTGCCATGGTCTATCAGCTTACCAGGGATTTGACAGTGGAGCAGGCCCAGGCGTCGGGTTTTGACGCCTATTATATTGACCACACAAAAGCCCTGTGGCCTCAGGCAGCAGCAGGCGTTCCTTTCACTGCCTTAGAATTTCAGTCAAAGGGTGATGCCATTGCGGATCTGACAGAGGATTTGGCGGCTGAGCAGAAAGCCAGGGTAGTATATGACAACCTTCTGCGCATGATAACAGACCCGGAAGTGAGAGAACCGCTGAAATTTTTAAGAACAAGAGAGATTGTGCATTTCCAGCGTTTCGGAGAGGCATTGGAGAGGACAAAAGAGAGACTGGATTCCAATAATTATTATTATTTTAATCCGGAGTTCGATAAGAAGTTTCTTCAGAACTAA
- a CDS encoding PadR family transcriptional regulator, giving the protein MSIASDLIRGHTDTIILAHLLEGDSYGYKINKEIQRKTNQQYELKEATLYTAFRRLEEAGCISSYWGNELTGARRRYYSITPEGERTYERLKEEWDTAKQLIDVLIQAKKEEVKDGK; this is encoded by the coding sequence ATGTCAATCGCTTCTGATTTGATCCGCGGCCATACCGATACTATTATTCTGGCACATCTGCTGGAAGGCGACAGCTACGGATATAAAATCAATAAAGAGATACAAAGAAAGACAAATCAACAGTACGAACTAAAAGAAGCCACCCTCTACACTGCATTCAGACGTCTGGAAGAGGCTGGCTGCATATCATCCTATTGGGGCAATGAGCTGACAGGTGCCCGTCGGCGATACTATTCCATCACCCCTGAGGGAGAACGGACATATGAACGTCTGAAAGAAGAGTGGGACACCGCGAAACAATTAATTGATGTTCTGATCCAAGCAAAAAAGGAGGAAGTAAAAGATGGAAAATAG
- a CDS encoding sensor histidine kinase, whose amino-acid sequence MKQRILNHVGIMVVLSVILTFFAASAVMYGKYNHYMKQDVRNEVQYIRYAVENTGEEYLNKTTGDLTTSRITLARPDGTILYDSEKDASDLENHKDRPEIIQALEKGTGEVVRFSQTLSKQTFYYAVKLNDGNILRVAKTTDSVLSTMMSSFTLLGLLLIAILALAFFVVEKQTRRLIAPINELDLEHPLENVAYEELRPLLDRVDEQNVQIAKQVEELKQAELVRKEFSANVSHELKTPLMSISGYAEIMRDGLVQPQDVPEFAGRIYDEASRLTSLVQDIIEISKLDESRNMPLEEVDLYEMTQDICQTLMLPAKKKRVTVLMEGKNMTIQGVRHVLYEMLYNLVDNAIKYNKEGGYVKVLLAREKGGVRWSVEDNGIGIAKEEQERIFERFYRVDKSHSRKTGGTGLGLSIVKHGAALHHAKIVLNSEPGKGSKIVLRF is encoded by the coding sequence ATGAAACAACGTATACTGAACCACGTAGGGATCATGGTGGTTCTTTCCGTGATACTGACCTTTTTCGCGGCCAGTGCTGTTATGTACGGGAAATACAATCATTATATGAAGCAGGATGTCAGGAATGAAGTCCAGTACATCCGCTACGCGGTGGAGAATACGGGGGAGGAGTATCTGAACAAAACCACAGGTGATTTGACTACAAGCCGTATTACCCTGGCAAGGCCTGACGGGACGATCCTGTATGATTCAGAAAAAGATGCATCTGATTTGGAGAACCATAAGGACAGACCTGAGATCATCCAGGCATTGGAAAAGGGGACCGGGGAAGTGGTACGGTTTTCCCAGACGCTGTCAAAACAGACCTTTTATTATGCAGTCAAACTGAATGACGGAAATATTCTGCGGGTGGCTAAGACAACAGACAGTGTTTTGTCTACCATGATGTCAAGCTTCACGCTTTTGGGGCTTTTGCTGATCGCGATTCTGGCGCTGGCTTTTTTTGTAGTCGAGAAGCAGACCAGAAGGCTGATCGCGCCCATCAATGAATTGGATCTGGAGCATCCGCTGGAAAATGTGGCGTATGAGGAACTGCGGCCTCTTTTGGATCGGGTGGATGAGCAGAATGTGCAGATCGCCAAGCAGGTAGAGGAACTGAAACAGGCGGAGCTGGTGCGAAAGGAATTTTCGGCAAATGTCTCCCATGAATTGAAGACCCCGCTCATGTCCATCTCAGGTTATGCGGAGATCATGCGTGACGGGCTGGTACAGCCTCAGGATGTGCCCGAGTTTGCAGGCAGGATTTACGATGAGGCAAGCAGGCTTACCAGCCTTGTGCAGGACATTATTGAAATCTCAAAACTGGATGAGAGCAGGAATATGCCTTTGGAAGAGGTGGATTTGTATGAGATGACCCAGGATATCTGCCAGACCCTTATGCTTCCGGCCAAAAAGAAACGGGTGACAGTTTTGATGGAAGGAAAGAACATGACAATTCAGGGGGTAAGGCACGTGTTATATGAAATGCTGTATAACCTTGTGGATAACGCCATTAAATATAATAAAGAAGGTGGATACGTGAAGGTTCTGCTCGCCCGGGAAAAAGGCGGGGTGCGGTGGAGCGTGGAGGATAACGGGATCGGTATAGCGAAAGAGGAGCAGGAGCGAATCTTTGAGAGGTTTTACCGTGTGGACAAGAGCCATTCCAGAAAGACCGGGGGAACAGGACTGGGGCTTTCCATTGTGAAGCATGGAGCCGCGCTGCATCATGCCAAGATTGTGCTGAACAGTGAGCCTGGGAAGGGCAGTAAGATAGTATTGAGATTTTAG
- the trkA gene encoding Trk system potassium transporter TrkA has translation MKIIILGSGKVGRTLAEQLSNEGHNIVMVDLIAKKVQDISEDADIMGVLGNASSINTLLDAGIETADILIAVTGSDELNLLCCLIAKKVSKCHTIARVRNPVYSKEIGFIKERLGISMIINPEHAAAIEISRLLRFPSAIKIDTFAKGRVELLKFKLKPEFKLDKMTVMEVAERYKNNILICAVERGDEVSIPSGNFVLRDNDIISIVASPVNSALFFKRIGIHTHQVKSTMIVGGSTLSFYLAKLLLAMKIRVLIVEASQERCEQLSELLPEATIINGDGTDKNLLLEEGLTRVESFVTLTNLDEENILLALFAKKNSNAKLISKVNRIAFDDIIEGLDIGSVIYPKYLTADYILQYVRAMQNSIGSNVETLYQILDNKAEALEFSVHEDCTFLNIPLADLNIRDNLLVTCINRKGKITIPRGQDSIQLGDTVIVVTTVKGLHDIKDILKNK, from the coding sequence ATGAAAATCATCATTTTAGGCAGTGGTAAAGTGGGCCGTACCCTTGCCGAACAGCTCAGCAACGAAGGACACAATATAGTTATGGTAGATTTAATCGCCAAAAAGGTCCAGGACATTTCAGAAGACGCAGATATTATGGGCGTACTGGGCAATGCATCCAGTATCAATACCCTGTTGGATGCCGGAATTGAAACCGCTGATATCCTGATTGCGGTGACCGGTTCCGATGAACTGAACCTTCTCTGCTGCCTGATCGCCAAAAAGGTCAGCAAATGTCACACGATCGCCAGAGTACGAAACCCTGTATACAGCAAAGAAATTGGATTTATTAAGGAGCGTTTGGGTATTTCCATGATCATCAATCCGGAACATGCAGCCGCTATCGAAATTTCCAGGCTTCTGCGTTTTCCCTCTGCCATCAAAATCGACACCTTTGCCAAAGGCAGGGTCGAACTTCTGAAATTCAAGTTAAAACCCGAATTTAAACTGGACAAGATGACTGTCATGGAAGTAGCAGAGCGCTATAAAAACAATATCCTCATATGTGCGGTAGAGCGCGGAGACGAGGTAAGCATTCCCTCCGGTAATTTTGTTTTGAGAGATAACGACATTATTTCTATCGTTGCCTCCCCAGTGAATTCCGCACTGTTCTTCAAGCGAATCGGCATTCATACCCACCAGGTCAAGAGTACCATGATCGTGGGCGGCAGCACCCTTTCCTTTTATCTGGCTAAGCTGCTGCTTGCTATGAAGATCCGGGTATTGATCGTGGAGGCCAGCCAGGAGCGCTGCGAACAGTTGAGTGAACTTCTTCCTGAGGCCACAATCATTAACGGCGACGGCACCGATAAAAATCTTCTTCTGGAAGAAGGCCTGACACGTGTTGAATCCTTTGTAACACTCACTAATCTGGACGAGGAGAACATTCTCCTGGCTCTGTTTGCCAAAAAAAACAGCAATGCCAAGCTGATATCAAAAGTAAACCGTATCGCTTTTGACGATATCATTGAAGGCCTGGACATCGGCAGCGTTATATATCCCAAATATCTGACCGCTGATTACATCCTGCAGTATGTGCGGGCCATGCAGAACAGCATTGGAAGCAATGTGGAAACTCTCTACCAGATCCTGGACAACAAAGCGGAAGCCCTGGAATTCTCTGTACACGAGGACTGCACCTTCTTAAATATACCGCTTGCCGACCTGAATATCCGGGACAACCTGCTGGTCACCTGTATCAACAGAAAAGGAAAAATCACCATTCCCCGGGGACAGGACAGTATTCAGCTGGGGGACACTGTGATCGTGGTCACCACTGTGAAGGGGCTGCACGACATTAAAGATATACTGAAAAATAAATAA
- a CDS encoding winged helix-turn-helix domain-containing protein, translated as MIYCVEDERNIRELLVYTLGTTGFQAKGLCDGKELFAALEGEIPELILLDIMLPGDDGYEILEKLKKEHKTRDIPVIMVTAKEAEYDKVRGLDGGADDYITKPFGMMEFISRVRAVLRRSKKQYQDKILRCEDLSVNVDRHEVLDGQRRVELTLKEFEMLRYLMENQGIVLSRDRLLEHIWGYDFDGETRTVDVHIRTLRQKLGDCGNLIETIRGVGYRIGDGR; from the coding sequence ATGATTTATTGTGTGGAGGATGAAAGAAATATTCGGGAACTTCTTGTATATACACTGGGCACTACCGGATTTCAGGCAAAGGGATTATGTGATGGAAAAGAACTGTTTGCAGCACTGGAGGGTGAGATTCCGGAGCTGATACTTCTGGATATTATGCTGCCCGGTGACGACGGGTATGAGATTCTGGAAAAATTGAAAAAAGAGCACAAAACCAGAGATATCCCTGTTATTATGGTAACTGCCAAGGAGGCGGAATACGATAAGGTGAGAGGGCTGGACGGCGGGGCGGATGACTATATTACCAAACCCTTTGGTATGATGGAATTTATCTCCCGGGTCAGGGCAGTGCTCCGCAGAAGTAAAAAGCAGTATCAGGACAAAATCCTGCGCTGTGAAGATCTCTCCGTAAATGTGGACAGGCATGAAGTGCTGGATGGGCAGCGGAGAGTGGAACTGACACTGAAAGAATTTGAAATGCTCCGCTATCTGATGGAGAATCAGGGAATCGTGCTGAGCCGTGACAGACTGCTGGAACATATCTGGGGATATGACTTTGACGGTGAGACAAGGACAGTGGATGTACATATCCGGACACTGCGGCAGAAGCTGGGAGACTGCGGAAACCTGATTGAGACCATCCGGGGAGTGGGCTATCGGATTGGAGATGGAAGATGA
- a CDS encoding permease prefix domain 1-containing protein, producing the protein MENRLREYMDNLFGEIPPTKQAVELKEEILQNLIDKYHDLLAEGKSPEAAFNISVASVGDVDELLSNLTAGYNPHPFPDEESHKKQKRKSAILFSSAIMLYITCVVPVIIADSLGHDTVGVCLMFLMIAAATGLLLFHNMTRPRDTANDGTIVDDFREWQEYNAGSRQTFRAVNSALWSLATVLYLIISFSTMRWNVTWIIFLIAAAVQSIIRAAFELRK; encoded by the coding sequence ATGGAAAATAGACTCAGGGAATATATGGACAATTTATTCGGGGAAATCCCCCCCACCAAACAGGCAGTGGAGCTGAAAGAAGAGATTCTTCAGAACCTCATAGACAAATACCATGACCTTCTGGCTGAGGGCAAAAGCCCGGAAGCAGCCTTTAATATTTCTGTAGCCAGCGTAGGAGACGTGGATGAGCTGCTGTCAAATCTGACTGCCGGCTACAATCCCCACCCCTTCCCTGATGAAGAAAGCCATAAAAAACAGAAGCGCAAATCCGCGATCCTGTTCTCCTCAGCCATTATGCTTTATATCACATGTGTGGTTCCTGTTATCATAGCGGATAGTTTAGGCCACGATACCGTAGGCGTATGCCTTATGTTTCTAATGATCGCCGCTGCCACCGGTCTGCTGCTCTTTCACAATATGACCCGCCCCCGCGATACTGCCAATGACGGCACTATCGTAGATGATTTCAGAGAATGGCAGGAATACAACGCCGGCAGCCGCCAGACTTTCCGGGCAGTCAACAGTGCCTTATGGAGTCTTGCCACTGTACTGTATTTGATTATCAGCTTCAGTACCATGCGGTGGAATGTAACCTGGATCATTTTTCTGATAGCCGCTGCGGTACAGTCTATCATCCGAGCAGCCTTTGAGCTGAGAAAGTAG
- a CDS encoding spore coat protein CotJB, whose product MEQQHLAIASVPMQSWETLYDWEQALATGTIFPGLNKPFYVLEETPFETGFKPDENASPKQQEREKLMKEISALSFALDDTVLYLDTHPESAEAMELRKNLIEQRKSLLKDFDEKYYALTKDCIGCWGEGPMPWEGACI is encoded by the coding sequence ATGGAACAGCAGCACTTGGCAATTGCCTCCGTTCCCATGCAGAGTTGGGAGACTCTATACGATTGGGAACAGGCACTAGCAACTGGAACTATTTTTCCGGGGCTGAACAAACCTTTCTATGTATTGGAAGAAACCCCGTTTGAGACAGGGTTTAAACCTGACGAAAATGCGTCACCCAAGCAGCAGGAGAGAGAGAAGCTGATGAAGGAAATCAGCGCGCTGAGTTTTGCCCTGGATGACACAGTCCTGTATCTGGATACCCATCCGGAATCCGCAGAGGCTATGGAACTTAGGAAAAACCTCATTGAACAGAGAAAGAGTCTTTTGAAAGATTTTGATGAGAAATACTATGCTCTGACAAAAGACTGTATTGGGTGTTGGGGAGAAGGCCCAATGCCATGGGAAGGAGCGTGTATCTGA
- a CDS encoding Na/Pi cotransporter family protein yields MDFFSILTLVGGLALFLYGMNVMGDGLAKVSGGKMERILETLTSNPLKAVGLGAAVTAVIQSSSATTVMVVGFVNSGIMKLSQAVGVIMGANIGTTITSWILSLSGIQSDNFFIQLFKPSTFSPVLAIVGVAFLMFAKSEKKKDIGMIFIGFAVLMFGMESMSSAVKPLADVPEFTGILTQFSNPILGMIAGTVLTAVIQSSSASVGILQALCVTGAVSFDVAIPIIMGQNIGTCVTALLSAVGAKKNAKRAAMVHLYFNVIGTVTFMILFYALNSFIHFGFMGHAANAAGIAIVHTTFNVFATLVLLPFSRGLEKLATLTIRDKEEEAKASPQDIQTQLLDVRFLDKPAFAMEQSRHVVDSMARDAQESLRKALSLIDNYDENGAEDVVSLEDHVDRYEDALGTYLVKLSQKDLNQKDSHDLSIMLHCIGDFERISDHAVNIMQSAKEMYAKNMKFSDKAIQELHVIAKAVEDIFDSAYKVFAGQDQELAKSVEPLEQVIDELNMELKARHIRRLREGKCTIEQGFVLSDITTSLERIADHCSNIAVCITQVPDDAFDTHSYLEHMKREDNSEFQRVMELSRSHYQLP; encoded by the coding sequence ATGGATTTCTTTAGTATTTTAACCTTAGTCGGTGGTTTGGCTTTGTTTTTATACGGAATGAATGTCATGGGTGACGGTCTGGCCAAGGTATCAGGCGGCAAGATGGAGAGGATTCTGGAAACACTGACCTCAAACCCCTTAAAAGCCGTGGGACTGGGAGCCGCTGTCACTGCGGTCATTCAGTCTTCATCAGCAACAACAGTCATGGTTGTAGGATTCGTTAACTCCGGCATCATGAAGCTCTCTCAGGCAGTGGGTGTTATCATGGGTGCCAATATCGGTACAACAATTACATCCTGGATTCTGAGTCTTTCCGGAATTCAGAGTGATAACTTCTTTATACAGCTTTTCAAACCATCAACATTTTCACCCGTCCTGGCTATTGTGGGTGTAGCTTTCCTTATGTTTGCCAAAAGTGAGAAGAAAAAAGATATTGGCATGATATTTATTGGATTTGCTGTACTTATGTTTGGTATGGAGAGTATGAGCAGCGCTGTGAAGCCACTGGCGGACGTACCGGAATTCACCGGTATTCTGACACAGTTTTCCAACCCGATCCTGGGCATGATCGCAGGTACGGTCCTCACAGCAGTTATCCAGAGTTCTTCCGCGTCTGTGGGTATTCTGCAGGCACTCTGTGTGACAGGGGCGGTGAGCTTTGACGTTGCCATCCCCATTATCATGGGACAGAATATCGGTACTTGTGTGACCGCGCTTCTCTCCGCTGTGGGAGCTAAAAAGAATGCTAAACGTGCGGCTATGGTACATCTGTACTTTAACGTGATCGGTACGGTTACATTCATGATCCTTTTCTATGCACTTAACTCTTTTATCCATTTTGGATTTATGGGACATGCGGCAAATGCGGCAGGTATTGCGATCGTGCATACCACATTCAATGTTTTTGCCACTTTGGTCCTGCTGCCATTCTCCAGAGGCCTGGAAAAGCTTGCCACCCTTACGATCCGGGACAAAGAGGAGGAGGCGAAAGCATCCCCACAGGATATTCAGACACAGCTTTTAGATGTGCGTTTTCTTGATAAACCAGCGTTTGCCATGGAGCAGAGCCGCCACGTGGTGGACAGTATGGCGAGAGATGCACAGGAGTCCCTGCGCAAAGCCCTGTCTCTGATTGATAATTACGATGAGAATGGGGCGGAGGATGTGGTCAGCCTGGAAGACCATGTGGACCGCTATGAGGATGCGCTGGGAACGTATCTGGTAAAATTAAGCCAGAAAGACCTGAATCAGAAGGACAGTCATGACTTGTCCATTATGCTCCACTGCATCGGTGACTTTGAGCGCATTTCTGACCATGCGGTAAATATTATGCAGTCAGCAAAGGAGATGTATGCAAAAAACATGAAATTTTCAGATAAGGCAATACAGGAACTGCACGTGATAGCCAAGGCTGTTGAGGATATCTTTGATTCTGCCTACAAAGTATTTGCAGGGCAGGACCAGGAGCTGGCAAAAAGTGTGGAACCCCTTGAACAGGTAATAGATGAGCTGAATATGGAGCTGAAAGCCCGCCATATCCGCAGGCTCAGGGAAGGCAAATGTACCATTGAACAGGGCTTTGTCCTTTCTGATATCACAACCAGTCTGGAGAGGATTGCAGACCACTGCTCCAACATTGCAGTCTGTATCACTCAGGTTCCGGATGATGCGTTTGATACCCACAGCTATCTGGAGCATATGAAGCGTGAGGATAACTCCGAGTTCCAGCGGGTAATGGAACTTTCCCGCAGTCATTATCAGCTTCCATAA
- a CDS encoding DUF6472 family protein, producing MEKKKTANCEYCSNYVYDEEYGYYSCDVNLDEDEMGRFMTNTFQNCPYFQMNDEYKIVRKQM from the coding sequence ATGGAAAAAAAGAAAACAGCCAACTGCGAATACTGCAGTAATTATGTCTATGATGAGGAATATGGCTATTATAGCTGTGATGTGAATTTGGACGAGGACGAGATGGGCAGATTTATGACCAATACCTTCCAGAACTGTCCCTACTTCCAGATGAATGATGAGTATAAAATTGTAAGAAAGCAGATGTAA
- a CDS encoding TrkH family potassium uptake protein, with translation MNYSIISYIIGWILNFEALFMLLPCIVAMIYKESSGWAFVLAMLLCLLIGIPLTQRKPKNKIFYTKEGFVTVALSWIVLSIMGALPFIFSGSIPNVIDAVFETVSGFTTTGASILPDVESLPYCLLFWRSFTHWIGGMGVLVFLLSLLPLTGGGYHMNLMKAESPGPSVSKLVPKVQSTAKILYGIYLALTQLEILFLLCGGMPVFDALTTAFGTAGTGGFGIKNDSIASYSTYIQVVVTVFMILFGVNFSAYFLIISGKLRQALHIEEVRWYLAIIAISIITITFNVYHIYGSIGASLQQVSFQVASIITTTGFATTDFNTWPEMSRTILVILMFVGACAGSTGGGVKVSRFVILMKTIQKELRQFLHPRSIKKIKMDEKLVEHEVVRSTNVFMIAYVLVFAFSALLISFDNHDLITNFTSVAATLNNIGPGLELVGPTQNFSIFSGGAKLILIFDMLAGRLELFPILLLFTRDTWKKF, from the coding sequence ATGAATTACTCAATTATTTCCTATATTATAGGATGGATCTTAAATTTTGAGGCACTTTTTATGCTCCTTCCCTGTATTGTCGCCATGATATACAAGGAATCCAGCGGGTGGGCTTTTGTGCTGGCCATGCTTCTGTGCCTCCTCATCGGCATACCTCTGACTCAGAGAAAGCCAAAGAACAAAATATTTTATACAAAAGAAGGCTTTGTCACCGTAGCGCTGAGCTGGATCGTGCTCAGTATCATGGGAGCGCTGCCGTTTATATTCAGCGGCTCCATTCCCAATGTTATTGATGCTGTTTTTGAAACAGTGTCCGGCTTTACCACCACGGGAGCCAGCATTCTGCCGGATGTGGAATCCCTTCCCTACTGTCTCCTGTTCTGGCGGAGTTTTACCCACTGGATCGGAGGTATGGGTGTACTTGTATTTCTGCTCTCCCTGCTTCCTCTGACCGGGGGCGGCTACCATATGAATCTTATGAAAGCGGAAAGCCCGGGCCCCTCTGTAAGCAAGCTGGTTCCAAAAGTACAGTCCACCGCTAAAATTCTGTACGGCATTTATCTGGCCCTCACCCAGCTGGAGATTCTTTTCCTTCTCTGCGGCGGTATGCCTGTGTTCGATGCACTGACCACCGCTTTCGGAACGGCAGGTACCGGTGGATTTGGTATCAAAAATGACAGTATTGCCAGCTATTCCACCTACATTCAGGTGGTTGTCACAGTATTCATGATATTATTCGGCGTCAATTTCAGTGCTTATTTCCTTATAATAAGCGGCAAGCTTAGACAGGCTCTCCATATTGAGGAAGTGCGCTGGTATCTGGCTATTATTGCAATTTCCATCATTACTATTACATTTAATGTATACCACATTTACGGAAGTATCGGTGCATCCCTGCAGCAAGTGTCCTTCCAGGTAGCTTCCATCATCACAACCACCGGATTTGCCACCACGGACTTTAACACTTGGCCGGAAATGTCCCGAACGATTCTGGTCATTCTGATGTTTGTGGGGGCCTGTGCCGGCAGTACCGGAGGGGGTGTGAAGGTATCACGTTTTGTCATTCTGATGAAGACCATCCAAAAAGAACTGCGCCAGTTCCTGCATCCGCGCAGCATCAAGAAGATTAAAATGGATGAAAAACTGGTTGAGCATGAAGTAGTCCGCTCCACCAATGTATTCATGATCGCCTATGTACTGGTGTTTGCTTTCTCTGCACTGTTGATAAGTTTTGACAATCATGATCTGATAACCAATTTTACCAGTGTTGCCGCTACTTTGAACAACATTGGACCTGGGCTTGAACTGGTTGGTCCTACCCAGAATTTCTCTATCTTCTCCGGTGGAGCCAAATTGATCCTGATTTTTGATATGCTTGCGGGAAGGCTGGAATTATTCCCCATACTCCTGCTGTTTACCAGGGACACCTGGAAAAAGTTCTAA
- a CDS encoding DUF4097 family beta strand repeat-containing protein encodes MNRKTSAVIRIVSWSIVAVILTVVLIMGVLGNWSVTLFPFGNHTTSGGWTYAESGKYTAGPAELPADKIKNIRVNWLDGSITLSAADTDQVIVKETSSQKLSTKEQLHYYLKGDTLLIEYRGATKNIITAFANGLSKKLEIQIPRKYADSFQEILVDGVSSDINLDNLKTKKLSLDNVSGDISLKNVESDTLSANTTSGSLNSTNLIVSENAVTNSTSGDVILDGSLTAVQHDSVSGDLQITSAACPENIQAGTTSGSVTLNIPANSGFTLEYDTVSGDLESDFPTTGSDSRRTYESGKSHFRIDTVSGSMKLSKTK; translated from the coding sequence ATGAATAGAAAAACATCTGCCGTTATACGCATAGTTTCCTGGTCTATTGTGGCTGTTATTCTGACAGTTGTACTTATTATGGGCGTTTTAGGCAACTGGAGTGTCACCCTGTTTCCTTTTGGCAATCACACCACTTCCGGAGGCTGGACCTACGCGGAAAGCGGCAAATACACTGCCGGGCCCGCCGAACTGCCAGCGGATAAAATAAAAAACATAAGGGTAAACTGGTTAGACGGCAGTATCACTTTGTCTGCCGCAGATACCGATCAGGTCATTGTTAAAGAAACATCTTCACAGAAATTAAGCACCAAAGAACAGCTGCACTATTACCTGAAAGGTGACACGCTTCTGATCGAATACCGCGGTGCTACCAAAAATATCATAACCGCTTTTGCCAACGGTCTTTCAAAAAAGCTGGAGATCCAGATTCCCAGGAAATACGCGGACTCCTTCCAGGAAATTCTTGTGGATGGTGTCTCCTCAGATATCAACCTGGATAATTTGAAAACAAAAAAATTGTCCCTGGATAATGTGTCCGGAGATATCAGTCTTAAAAATGTGGAGTCTGACACTCTTTCCGCGAACACCACCAGCGGCTCCCTGAATTCCACAAATCTGATCGTCAGCGAAAATGCAGTTACCAATTCTACCAGCGGCGACGTTATCCTGGATGGTTCTCTGACTGCTGTGCAGCACGACAGTGTATCGGGAGATTTACAAATCACCTCTGCTGCCTGCCCTGAAAATATCCAGGCAGGCACCACCAGCGGAAGCGTAACCCTGAACATCCCCGCTAATTCCGGTTTTACATTGGAATATGACACAGTAAGCGGCGACCTGGAGAGCGACTTCCCGACTACCGGTTCTGACTCCCGCCGCACCTACGAGTCCGGCAAGAGCCACTTCCGGATCGACACGGTAAGCGGCAGCATGAAACTGAGCAAAACAAAATAA